From Mustela nigripes isolate SB6536 chromosome 13, MUSNIG.SB6536, whole genome shotgun sequence, one genomic window encodes:
- the IVD gene encoding isovaleryl-CoA dehydrogenase, mitochondrial: protein MATSAWLLGRRAVSWRLRSPRAQLASLVSQRAHSLLPVDDAINGLSEEQKQLRQTMAKFLQEHLAPQAQEIDHINEFKNLREFWKQLGNLGVLGITAPVQYGGSGLGYLEQVLVMEEISRASGAVGLSYGAHSNLCLNQIVRNGNEAQKEKYLPKLISGEYIGALAMSEPNAGSDVVSMKLKAEKKGDHYILNGNKFWITNGPDADILIIYAKTDPAAMPASRGITAFIVEKGMPGFSTSKKLDKLGMRGSNTCELIFEDCEVPAANILGHLSKGVYVLMSGLDLERLVLAGGPLGLMQAVLDHTIPYLHTREAFGQKIGHFQLMQGKMADMYTRLMACRQYVYNVAKACDQGHCTAKDCAGVILYSAECATQVALDGIQCFGANGYINDFPMGRFLRDAKLYEIGAGTSEVRRLIIGRAFNADFH from the exons ATGGCGACTTCGGCTTGGCTTCTGGGACGGCGTGCGGTGAGTTGGAGGCTGCGGTCGCCGCGGGCGCAGCTCGCTAGCCTCGTGTCCCAGCGCGCCCACTCCCTCTTGCCCGTGGACGATGCGATCAACGGGCTAAGCGAGGAGCAGAAACAG cTTCGTCAGACCATGGCTAAGTTTCTTCAGGAGCATCTAGCCCCCCAGGCCCAGGAGATTGATCATATCAATGAATTCAAGAATCTTCGA GAGTTTTGGAAGCAGCTGGGAAACCTGGGGGTCTTGGGTATTACCGCCCCTG TTCAGTATGGCGGCTCTGGCCTGGGCTACCTGGAACAAGTGCTGGTGATGGAGGAGATATCCCGAGCGTCTGGAGCAGTGGGGCTCAGTTACGGGGCCCACTCCAACCTGTGCCTCAACCAAATTGTGCGCAATGGAAATGAGGCCCAGAAGGAAAAGTACCTCCCCAAG CTGATCAGCGGTGAATACATCGGAGCCTTGGCCATGAGTGAGCCCAATGCTGGCTCTGATGTTGTCTCCATGAAgctaaaagcagaaaagaaag GTGATCACTACATCCTGAATGGGAACAAGTTCTGGATCACCAATGGCCCTGATGCTGACATCCTTATTATCTATGCCAAGACAGATCCCGCTGCCATGCCAGCCTCTCGGGGCATCACAGCCTTTATTGTGGAAAAG GGTATGCCTGGCTTCAGCACCTCCAAGAAGCTGGACAAGCTGGGCATGAGGGGATCCAACACCTGTGAGCTAATCTTTGAAGACTGCGAGGTTCCTG CTGCCAACATCCTGGGCCATCTAAGTAAGGGCGTCTACGTGCTGATGAGTGGGCTGGACCTGGAGCGGCTGGTGCTGGCTGGTGGGCCCCTTGG GCTTATGCAGGCTGTCCTCGACCACACCATTCCCTACCTACACACAAGGGAAGCCTTTGGCCAGAAGATTGGGCACTTCCAG CTGATGCAGGGGAAAATGGCCGACATGTACACCCGCCTCATGGCCTGTAGGCAGTATGTCTACAATGTCGCCAAGGCCTGTGATCAGGGCCACTGTACTGCCAAG GACTGCGCGGGGGTGATTCTTTACTCAGCTGAGTGCGCCACCCAGGTTGCCCTGGACGGCATTCAGTGCTTTG GTGCCAACGGCTACATCAACGACTTTCCCATGGGCCGCTTTCTGCGAGATGCCAAGCTGTATGAGATTGGGGCTGGGACCAGTGAGGTGAGACGGTTGATCATCGGCAGAGCCTTCAATGCAGACTTCCACTAA
- the KNSTRN gene encoding small kinetochore-associated protein, with protein sequence MAASKGVVPSTASRTTWPPTEREPRPLPPNHRKFPFESPAADPVAGAAVTEEHPLNQGNEGCGQELQEPGPQLRRLVTMTSVVKTVYTLQPPAVQSGGLPADTQTRATSKSLLPVKSKEADVSRLHSGGSENDVIKVTKPRRENGQVKAADPGTRKNLRKSYKPLSKQKSEEELKDKNQLLEAVNKQLHQKLTETQGELKDLTQKVELLEKFQDNCLAILESKGLNPVLGSEALASQQGSTTDHTDSMLLLETLQDELKFFNETAKKQMEELQALKVKLKMKEEERARFLEQQTLCNSQVNDFTAALEEMEQLLEM encoded by the exons ATGGCAGCTTCCAAAGGCGTGGTCCCCAGCACGGCTAGCCGTACAACATGGCCGCCTACAGAGCGCGAACCGCGCCCCCTCCCGCCCAATCACCGGAAGTTTCCATTTGAAAGCCCGGCGGCAGACCCGGTCGCTGGTGCGGCAGTTACCGAGGAGCATCCTTTGAACCAGGGCAACGAGGGCTGCGGGCAGGAGCTGCAGGAGCCTGG ACCTCAGCTGCGCCGCCTCGTTACGATGACCAGCGTGGTTAAGACAGTATACACTCTGCAGCCCCCCGCTGTGCAGAGCGGCGGCCTGCCGGCAG ACACACAAACTCGAGCCACTTCTAAGAGCCTGCTACCTGTTAAGTCCAAGGAAGCAGATGTTTCCAGACTTCattcaggaggttcagaaaaCGATGTTATAAAAGTCACTAAACCAAGACGAGAGAACGG GCAGGTAAAAGCTGCAGACCCTGGCACGAGGAAGAACCTCAGAAAGAG CTACAAACCACTGAGTAAACAGAAATCAGAGGAAGAGCTCAAGGATAAGAACCAGCTCTTAGAGGCCGTCAACAAGCAGCTGCATCAGAAGTTGACTGAAACTCAG GGAGAACTGAAGGACCTGACCCAAAAGGTGGAGCTGCTGGAGAAGTTTCAGGACAACTGTTTGGCAATTTTGGAGAGCAAGGGCCTCAACCCAG TTTTAGGCAGTGAGGCCCTGGCATCACAGCAAGGATCCACCACCGATCACACGGACTCTATG TTGCTGCTAGAAACTTTGCAAGATGAGCTGAAGTTTTTCAATGAAACAGCCAAAAAGCAGATGGAAGAGTTACAG GCCTTAAAAGTAAAGttgaagatgaaagaagaagagagagcccGGTTCCTAGAACAGCAGACGTTATGTAACAGTCAAGTAAATGACTTTACAGCAGCCCTTGAGGAAATGGAACAGCTATTAGAAATGTGA